AGCAGCAGGTGCGGTCGAGCCCGTGCTGGAAACGGCGCAGGAGAAGGTCACCTCCACCGTGGCCATGCTCAGTGCAGGCCAGGACCAGCTGACCGTGGTGCTGCTCGCCTTCGCAGGAGTGGCCATCCTCGTTTCCACTTTGGTGGTGGCCAATACGTTCTCCGTTCTGGTGGCTCAACGGACCAGGGAGTTGGCTTTGCTCCGCTGCTTGGGGGCCGGCCGGGCACAGATCCGCGGCTCAGTCATGGTGGAGGCCCTGGTGGTCGGCTTCATTTCTTCAGTCCTGGGTGTCCTTGCTGCCACCGGCCTGATGACGGGCTTGATTGCCTGGGCGAAGTCCCAGCCCGAGCAAGCGTTCGCGACGTTGGCTGTACCGCCGTCGGCCATCATCGCCGGCCTGGTAGCCGGAACGCTCCTGACCGTGGTGGCTGCACTGGTACCCGCGAAGGCGGCAACCGCCGTCGCTCCCCTTGCCGCCCTCCGCCCGGCAGACGACGCCTCCGTGGGTAACCGACGCGGTAAGGTACGCCTGATCCTGGGCCTGGTGGCCATGCTGGGCGGAGCAGCCTTGCTGGTATACGGCAGCATGACTGTCTCCTTGCTGGTGGCACTGCTCGGTGGTGCTGCCTCGTTTGTGGGCATCCTTCTTTGCTCCACCCTGTTCATCCCCTCCGTGGTGGCCTTTGCCGGCTGTCTGGCCGCACCGGCCGGTGTGCCCGGCAAGCTTGCCGCCGTCAACGCGACGCGAAACCCTGCCCGCACCTCCGCTACGGCCGCTGCGCTGCTGATCGGTGTCACGCTGGTCTCCCTCATGATGACCGGAGCGGCTACGTCCAGGCATGCATTCAACGACACCTTGGCGGAAAATTATCCGGTGGACCTGTCCGTCCAGACAACAGTGGACGCCAGCGACCCCGCGCAGGCTGTTGCCCGGATCAAAGCGCTCGACGGCGTCAGCACTGCAGTGCTGCTGCAGCCGGTGGGAACACTGACTGACGGAGCCACGCCCGACGCCGGCACTACCATCTACGGGCTCTCCGCCGCTGATGCCGCATCAGTACTGCGCGACAACAATCTCAAGCCGACGCCGGGCACCGTATACCTGCCTGAAGACTCTCCGGAGGGACCAGCCGAGATCTCGACGGCGGCAGGCAGCGTTACGCTCGACGCCAAGGTTCTGCGCACCCGCCACGTACCCGCCTTCGTGGAGACTTCCAGTATCTCCTCGGCTGCGCTGCCGGAAACGCCCGGCATGGTGTGGGTGAAACTGGACGATTCGGTATCCGGGGACCGGGTTCAGGCCATCCAGAAGGAAATCGCATCGACGCTGGGTGTTCATGAGCGCACAGTCAGCGGTGCGGCCATTGAGCGGGTGACTTTCAACAGCATTATCGATGTCCTGTTGCTGGTAGTCACAGGCCTCTTAGGGGTCGCGGTGGTCATCGCGCTGATCGGCGTAGCCAACACGTTGTCACTTTCTGTCCTGGAGCGAACACGAGAGAACTCCTTGCTCCGTGCCTTGGGACTGACCAGGGGTCAACTCCGCGGGATGCTGGCCATCGAGGCCGTGCTCGTCGCTGGTGTGGCCGCAATCATGGGCGCAGGCCTGGGCATCGTTTACGGCTGGCTCGGCGCACAGGCAACCCTGGGAGGGGTAGCCACTGTTGTTCCGGCGGTGCCGTGGGTGCAACTGGCGGCCGTTTTTGGGGTCGCCGTGGTTGCCGGGCTCCTGGCTTCCGTGGTTCCTGCCCGGCGCGCGGCACGATTGTCGCCCGTTGAGGGTCTGGCAACCGCCTAAGTCGCTCTCTCACATCATCACGCCAAACGAGAATCGCTCTCTCACTTCCTGCGGTCAAACCGACGGGAAGTGAGAGAGCGATTCTCAATGAGGGCTGTTATGTGAGAGAGGGACTAAGCCTCGGCGGGTTCCTCGTAGCGCGGGAAGACCGGCGCAGGCGCGGGCAATTCGGTGCCGGCAACAATCGGTGTGGCGACAGCCGCGAATTGACGCGACTCGCCTTCCGGCTGTCCGAGAACTTCCAGGAGCTTCGCGGACGACGACGGCATGACCGGCTGAGCGAGGATCGCCACGATGCGGACAACTTCCAAGGTGACGTACAGGACCGTGTTCATACGTTCCAGATCGGTCTTGCGCAGCACCCACGGAGCCTGCTCTGCGAAGTAGGCATTGGTGTCGCCCAAAACAGTCCAGATGGCCTCGAGTGCCCTGCTGAATTCCTGCTTGTCGAACGCGGCACGTGCGGTGTCCAGCAGCTCACCGGCCTGTGCCAGCAAGGCTTTGTCCTCTGCCGTGAACTCTCCGGGTTCGGGAACCCTGCCCTCGCAGTTCTTCGCAACCATGGACAGCGAACGCTGGGCGAGGTTGCCGAAGTTGTTGGCCAGATCCGAATTCATACGCCCCACGATGGCCTCGTGGTTGTAGTTGCCATCCGCCCCGAAAGGAACTTCGCGGAGGAAGAAGTAGCGGCACTGGTCCAGGCCGTACTGGGCGACGAAGTCCTGCGGTGCCACAACGTTGCCCAGGGATTTGGACATCTTCACACCGTTGTTGGTGAGGAAGCCATGAATCATGACCCGTTTGGGCAGTTCCAGCCCGGCGCTCATGAGGAAAGCGGGCCAGTAGATAGCGTGGAAGCGGGAGATGTCCTTGCCGATAACGTGGACGTCGGCGGGCCAGAACTTCTTGAAGGATTCCGACTCGATGTCCGGGTAGCCGACGCCGGTCAGGTAGTTGGTGAGTGCGTCAACCCAGACGTACATGACGTGCTTCTCGTCGCCCGGAACCGGGACGCCCCAGTCGAAGGTGGTGCGGCTGATGGACAGGTCCTCCAAGCCGCGCCTGACGAAGCTGATGACCTCGTTGAAGCGGGATTGCGGCGCGCCGAACTCAGGCTGTTCCTCGTACAGGGCAAGCAGTTTGTCCTGGTAGTTCGAGAGCCGGAAGAAGTAGCTTTCCTCGGCCGTCCAGGTGACCAGGGTGTCCGTCTCCTTGGAGTAGCGGAGCCCGTCATCCTTCACCACGGTGTCGTCTTCGACGTAGTAGGCCTCGTCGCGGACGGAGTACCAGCCCTCGTACTTGGACAGGTAGATATCGCCGTTGGCTTCCATCTTCTTCCAGATGGCTTGGGAAGCGGCGTAATGGTCCTGATCCGTGGTGCGGATGAAGCGGTCATGGGAGATGCCCAAGTCCTGGCTCATCTGCTTGAAGGCGGCCGAATTGCGGTCAGCGAGCTGCTTGGCAGTGAGGCCTTCTTTCTCGGCTGACTGCTGCATTTTGAGTCCGTGCTCATCCGTTCCGGTCATGAAGAACACCTCATGGCCGTCAAGGCGCTTGAAGCGCGCCATGGCATCAGTCGCGATGACCTCGTAGGCGTGGCCGATGTGCGGCACGCCATTGGGGTAGCTGATTGCGGTGGTGATGTAGAACGGGGATTTCTCTGGAGACGTCACTCTAAGAAGTTACCTTTTTTTGGGATGAAATAGCTCAGTTAAGTTCGGTCAGCGTATCGCTGAGCCGCACCAGCTCATGGTCGTGGGAGGCAACCAGGACGGCAATGCCATCGCTGGTGGTGTCCTTAAGGATGCCGATGATGCGGTTCGCCGCAGCACGGTCAAGGCTGGCGGTAGGCTCGTCCACCACCAGTACGCGGGTTCCCAGGATCAGTGCACGGGCAATTGCGACTCGCTGGCGTTCACCGCCGGAGAGCTGGGCGGGACGGTGACGCATGCGGCGTCCGAGCCCCACCAGGTCCAGGAGGTCCTTGGCCATTTCGGTGCGCTGTTCAACTTCGCCGTCGGGTACTGCGGGAAGCAGGACGTTCTCAAGGGCACTCATACCGTCGATCAAGGCGCCGCCCTGGTCCACGTATCCAATGAGTGCCCGCCGGCGGTCC
This genomic interval from Paenarthrobacter aurescens TC1 contains the following:
- a CDS encoding putative ABC transporter permease protein (identified by match to protein family HMM PF02687), translated to MLRVALSQLTTHFRRFVAIGLAVMLSVMFLSATLMVGASTNASLGASIGEAYRNADVVATSKNGEPFSQAAVDSAVSSPAVQDSYAERSTYVTFEAGGGEQYGRLRSAAPASLESAVLSSGSMPSSALEATVDVKTAEHLGLTVGSTLELRGAGPVKTAKVTISGLTKATNDPFSASAAQLVGSESVLNAVQDAGAGYSGLQFVLKPGEDATAAKDYIAHRMEAAGAVEPVLETAQEKVTSTVAMLSAGQDQLTVVLLAFAGVAILVSTLVVANTFSVLVAQRTRELALLRCLGAGRAQIRGSVMVEALVVGFISSVLGVLAATGLMTGLIAWAKSQPEQAFATLAVPPSAIIAGLVAGTLLTVVAALVPAKAATAVAPLAALRPADDASVGNRRGKVRLILGLVAMLGGAALLVYGSMTVSLLVALLGGAASFVGILLCSTLFIPSVVAFAGCLAAPAGVPGKLAAVNATRNPARTSATAAALLIGVTLVSLMMTGAATSRHAFNDTLAENYPVDLSVQTTVDASDPAQAVARIKALDGVSTAVLLQPVGTLTDGATPDAGTTIYGLSAADAASVLRDNNLKPTPGTVYLPEDSPEGPAEISTAAGSVTLDAKVLRTRHVPAFVETSSISSAALPETPGMVWVKLDDSVSGDRVQAIQKEIASTLGVHERTVSGAAIERVTFNSIIDVLLLVVTGLLGVAVVIALIGVANTLSLSVLERTRENSLLRALGLTRGQLRGMLAIEAVLVAGVAAIMGAGLGIVYGWLGAQATLGGVATVVPAVPWVQLAAVFGVAVVAGLLASVVPARRAARLSPVEGLATA
- the metG gene encoding methionyl-tRNA synthetase (identified by match to protein family HMM PF01406; match to protein family HMM TIGR00398), producing the protein MTSPEKSPFYITTAISYPNGVPHIGHAYEVIATDAMARFKRLDGHEVFFMTGTDEHGLKMQQSAEKEGLTAKQLADRNSAAFKQMSQDLGISHDRFIRTTDQDHYAASQAIWKKMEANGDIYLSKYEGWYSVRDEAYYVEDDTVVKDDGLRYSKETDTLVTWTAEESYFFRLSNYQDKLLALYEEQPEFGAPQSRFNEVISFVRRGLEDLSISRTTFDWGVPVPGDEKHVMYVWVDALTNYLTGVGYPDIESESFKKFWPADVHVIGKDISRFHAIYWPAFLMSAGLELPKRVMIHGFLTNNGVKMSKSLGNVVAPQDFVAQYGLDQCRYFFLREVPFGADGNYNHEAIVGRMNSDLANNFGNLAQRSLSMVAKNCEGRVPEPGEFTAEDKALLAQAGELLDTARAAFDKQEFSRALEAIWTVLGDTNAYFAEQAPWVLRKTDLERMNTVLYVTLEVVRIVAILAQPVMPSSSAKLLEVLGQPEGESRQFAAVATPIVAGTELPAPAPVFPRYEEPAEA
- a CDS encoding putative ABC transporter, ATP-binding protein (identified by match to protein family HMM PF00005) — protein: MTDNLNPEKTATPEPADESLQTRANTIVRATDHATPLELSRVTIHYGGDKGGAEEVDVVDDFNLTLHAGEMHCIAGRSGSGKTSILTVSAGLTLPTSGKVFWEGQALDTMGDDEIADRRRALIGYVDQGGALIDGMSALENVLLPAVPDGEVEQRTEMAKDLLDLVGLGRRMRHRPAQLSGGERQRVAIARALILGTRVLVVDEPTASLDRAAANRIIGILKDTTSDGIAVLVASHDHELVRLSDTLTELN